One Ornithinicoccus hortensis genomic window, GCCGTCACCGGCGTGCTCTCTGGCATCGCTCCTGCAGTCGTTCGGTCCCCCGGGGACCGGGATCGGGCTCCCGTACGTGATGCTGCCCGAGGGAGTCCCGCCGTCATGTTCACCATCGCCGGGAGCTCGGCCTGCCGGTCGCGTCCGGTGCCGTGCTGATGACCGCTGTGTGCTCCCTCGTGACGCGCCCCGCCTTCACCGCGTTGCTCCGCTCCTTCCCACCTGCGATCGATCGGCTCGATGATCGTGGTCATCGGGCGACCGGAGCCGAATCAATGGGCACCTGGTGACGGGCCAGCCCGGGTCCGGGGACATCGAGTCGCCGGTGGGTAGGCTGCACCCTGTCGCAACCGAGTACTCGCGACACCGGTCCCGAACTCACCCCCCGGCAGGTCCCCGCAGATGACGCTGGCGTATGCCCTTCTGGTCGCCACCGTCCTGGTGGCCGCCTTCATCCAGGGATCCACCGGTATGGGGTTCGCGCTCATCTCGGTCCCGGTGTTCAGCCTGATCGAGCCCAGCCTGATCCCGGTGGTGGTGCTGTTCCTGATGCTGCCGCTCAACGCCTACGTTGCCTACCGGGAACGGGCGGCGATCCACTGGTTCGGCGCCCGGTGGATCACCCTCGGCCGCTTTCTCGGGACCTTCGCCGGGCTGTGGATCCTCACCGTGATCTCCGGCCGGTCGTTGGAGTTCTTCATCGGGGTCTCGACGGTGGCCGCCGCGCTCCTGGCCCTGGCCGCACCCGAGTTCACCCCGGGGCGCAACATGCTCGGGGTGGTGGGCCTGGTGACGGGGGTGACCGAGACGTCGACCGGCATCGGCGGACCGCCGCTAGCCCTGGCATACCAACACGCCAGCGGTCCGACGCTGCGGGCGACCGTCGCGCTGTGCTTCCTGGTCGGTGAGGTCATCTCCCTGGTGGGCCTTGGGGTGAGTGAGGTGATCAGCGAACAGATGTTGCGGGACACGGCGACCCTGGTCGTTCCGCTGCTCCTGGGGGCGTGGCTGAGCCGCTTCGTGCACCACCGGCTGGACGGTCCCATCGTGCGGATCCTGGTGCTCGTCTTCTCGGTCGTCTCGGGCTTGGCGGTCATCCTGCGGGCCCTGTGACAAGGTGCCGAGCACCATGTCCGCACGTCTGACGATTGCCGATGGCGCCCGCGAGGCAGGGTGTTTCGCGGACGACGGTCTCGCACGCGTTGCGGGGGATGGGCCAAGTCCAGGACGCGACCCGGGCGGGGTCGTCGGAGACCGAGCGACTGCTGCGCGAGGTGCCGGACGTGATGGGATCTGCGTCCTGGTCGACGCCTTCGCGGCGGGCACCCTGACCGCCCTGCGCGACGCTTGGCGCTCGGTCCCCGACGACGTCCCCGTCGCCACCCGGTGTGGCGGGCGCCGGGCGGAGCTCGCGGACCCGCCGCTCACGGCCCTGGACCTGCACCTCCCCCAGGTGGCGGAGCGGGCGGTCGACCTGCTCCTGCGAGTCCTGGCCGGTGAGACGCCCTCGGAGACCCCGGTCGGCCCCGCCCCCAGCCTGGTCACCCGACGCTCCACCGGCGCCTGATTCGGCAGCCCGGGAGAGTCAGGGCCCCGCTTCACCCCGGAACCTGGCGCTTCGTCCCGGGAAGGTTCTGGGACGAAGCACAGGATTATCGGGTGACTGTGAGGATTCCCTTTGCAGCCTGATGGTGCTGGGCTGTTGGTCGGTGACCGTGAGTGTGACCCTTCGGGTGACTGGCTTTGTGCCTTTCTCGGGACTTGTCCGCTTGGGGTTGCCGGCCCCGGCCCGGTCGGAGCAGTTGGCCTGATCAGGAGCTTGACCGTCCGGTGTTCACGCACCGGTCGTGTCTCATCACAGTCCTGCCGAGTCTCCGCCCCGGACCGGAACCACATCCGCTCCCAGGCAAGGAGAGAACGCATGACCAGTGTGACCGATCTACGTGACGTCGTCGATACCGTCATCGGCGTCGACACCCACGTCCAGACTCACTCAGCGGCCGTGGTCGACGCGCGGACCGGCGGTGTGCTTGAGGAGATCACCGTCGAAGCCACGACCGACGGCTATGCCCGACTGGTGGAGTTCGCTAACGAGCACGCAGCACTGCGGGCGTGGGCGATCGAAGGCACCGGCGGGCACGGCGCCGGCCTGACCCGGCACCTCGAGCGCAACCAGGAGGTCGTGGTCGAGCTCGACCGTCCCGAACGCGCTAAGCGACGTAACGGCGCCAAGTCCGACCCGCTCGACGCGATCCGCGCCGCCCGCGAAGCACTGTCCCGCGCGAAGCTCGGCACCCCGCGCAGTGGCGGGGACCGCCAGGCGCTCTCGGTGCTGCTGGCCGCGCGCCGGTCCGCAGTCAACGCCTCCACCGACGCCCAACGCCAGCTGTTCAGCCTCCTCATCGCCGCGCCCGAGCCGATCCGCGAGCGGTTCCGCGGCCAGAAGGTCCCGGCGATGATCAGGACCGCGGCGAAAATGCGTCTGAACTCAACGTGGGACCTGGAGACCACTACGACCGTCAGGACCTTGCGCGCCCTGGCCCGGCGGGCACGTGCCCTGTCGAAGGAGGCCGCCGAGCACGAGAACGCCATCCGGGCGATCGTGCTGGCCTGGCGCCCCGACGTCCTGGCCCAGCCCGGTGTCGGGCCGATCGTGGCCGCGACCGTGCTGTGCGCCTGGTCCCACCCAGGCCGGATCCACTCCGAGGCCGCCTTCGCGATGCTCGCCGGCGTAGCCCCGATCCCGGCCAACAGCGGCCAGGTCACCACCCGACACCGCCTCAACCGGTACGGCGACCGACAGCTCAACCGGGCACTGCACACCATCGCGCTCTCCCGCATCCACTACGACCAAACCACCCGCGAATACGTCACCCGTCGCACCGCCGAGGGCAAGACCAACCGCGAAATCACACGCTGCCTCAAGCGCTACATCGCTCGCGATCTCTACCGCCTGCTCGAAGCAGGCCCGATCAGGCCTTGACGGTCCATAGGAGCGTCCCGATAATCCTGCAGGGGGTGCGGGGGTATGACGAAGCCGCCGGGTCGGGGAGTGGTTCCCCGGCCCGGCGGCCTCGGTGTGAGTCAGCGTGTGCTGCTCAGGTGGTGACTACCTCAGTCGTCAGCGCCGTCGGCGATGTCGTCCTCGATGCCCTGGGACACCGCGGAGGTACCGCCGAGGATGACGACCTTGCTGGCGCCGAGGCGAGCGATCTCTTCCTCGATGCCGGCACCGAACTTGCCGGACAGGTTGTCGTCGCTACCGCGGACCAGCAGGACCGGGACGTCCTCGGAGCCGGCGAGAGCACCGCCGGCGAGGGCGTCGGCGTACTGCTGGCCGGTGGCCACGTAGACCACGTCGGCGGCCTCGTACCCGGCGGACACGGCCAGGCCGGTCTGGTAGCGGTTGTCACCGGAGAGGCGCTCGGAGGCGCCGACCTCGGCGTAGACCGCGTCGGACACGGCGGCGGTGCCACCCAGGACCACGACGGTGGCGTCCGGGTTGTCGGCGAGGACCTCGGCAGTGGCCGGGGGAACCTCGGTGTCCTTCACCAGCAGGACCGGGGCGTTGTCCCGGCCGGCCGCGGCCGACCCGGCCAGGGCGTCGGCGAAGGCCTTGTCCCCGTTGCCGCGGGCCACGTAGATGGTGTCGGGGGAGTCGAACTCGGCAGCCAGCAGCGCGGCCGTCTCGTACCGGTCCTCGCCACCGATGCGGCGCACGTTGGCCGCGTAGTCACCGAGCTCGGCCTCGATGCCCTCGGAGACCACGCCGGTGCCACCCAGGACCACGACGTTGTCCGGGGAGAGGGCCTCCAGCTGGGCCTTGACCTCGGAGTGGAACTTCTCGGAGGACAGGTCGTCCTCGAGGCCACGGACCAGGAGAACCGGAGCGGCGTCGCCCTCCGGGGTCTCCAGGGTGCCGAACTGGCCGTTGGCCGCGGCGGAGCCGCCAGCCAGCGCGTCGGCGAAGCCCTGACCGGTGGTCACGTAGACCGTGCTCACGTCGTCACCGTAGGTGGCCGAGATGTTGGCAGCGGTCGCGTAGCGGTGCTGACCCTCGATCCGCTCGACCTCCAGGGCCGGGGGCTCCGGCTCCTCGCCGGCGCCGGCCTCGACCAGGGCCAGGGCGTCGAGACGACCCTCACCGTAGACCGGGTTGTCCTCGGCGGTGCCGCCACACTGGTCGTCCGCGGTGTCGATCGCGGTGGTGTTCAGCAGCTCGGTCGTGGCCTCGATGTCACCGACCAGGTCGGGGTTGGAGGACCACAGCAGCGCGATGGCGCCCGAAACGTGCGGGGCGGCCATCGAGGTGCCGTTGAAGTTGGCGTAACCGTCACCCGGCACGGAGGACCGGACGTTCACGCCGGGAGCGGAGATGTTCGGCTTGATCTCG contains:
- a CDS encoding IS110 family transposase, which gives rise to MTSVTDLRDVVDTVIGVDTHVQTHSAAVVDARTGGVLEEITVEATTDGYARLVEFANEHAALRAWAIEGTGGHGAGLTRHLERNQEVVVELDRPERAKRRNGAKSDPLDAIRAAREALSRAKLGTPRSGGDRQALSVLLAARRSAVNASTDAQRQLFSLLIAAPEPIRERFRGQKVPAMIRTAAKMRLNSTWDLETTTTVRTLRALARRARALSKEAAEHENAIRAIVLAWRPDVLAQPGVGPIVAATVLCAWSHPGRIHSEAAFAMLAGVAPIPANSGQVTTRHRLNRYGDRQLNRALHTIALSRIHYDQTTREYVTRRTAEGKTNREITRCLKRYIARDLYRLLEAGPIRP
- a CDS encoding substrate-binding domain-containing protein; amino-acid sequence: MSARLTIADGAREAGCFADDGLARVAGDGPSPGRDPGGVVGDRATAARGAGRDGICVLVDAFAAGTLTALRDAWRSVPDDVPVATRCGGRRAELADPPLTALDLHLPQVAERAVDLLLRVLAGETPSETPVGPAPSLVTRRSTGA
- a CDS encoding sulfite exporter TauE/SafE family protein, giving the protein MTLAYALLVATVLVAAFIQGSTGMGFALISVPVFSLIEPSLIPVVVLFLMLPLNAYVAYRERAAIHWFGARWITLGRFLGTFAGLWILTVISGRSLEFFIGVSTVAAALLALAAPEFTPGRNMLGVVGLVTGVTETSTGIGGPPLALAYQHASGPTLRATVALCFLVGEVISLVGLGVSEVISEQMLRDTATLVVPLLLGAWLSRFVHHRLDGPIVRILVLVFSVVSGLAVILRAL
- a CDS encoding cell wall-binding repeat-containing protein, encoding MSQASSRTRRGLVAVAAFGLLAGMAPAVTAGAAPDFSDDAQAHITDEVRADLDKNGEANVWVHFSNRPDLSQFEGLNWSDRGKAVNDALRAAADESQADLRAQLDEAGVDYKSFYITNAIKVNSADLDLVESMAADAGVDKIYPEFEVVQQEPVSKTASGTAPQATEWGLDNINAPAVWDLGYTGEGIVVATVDTGVAGEHPALADHYRGAETGSDDYNWFDPQGGADSPTDYDEHGTHVTGTMVGDDGSGNQIGVAPGAKWIAAAGCCPDDEALISSMEWMLAPTPVGGGEGDTDMRPHIVNNSWGTTAPSNDPFGEEIQEAWAAEGIFGVWSNGNNGPECNTSGSPGSRTINYSVGAYDVNNTIGDFSSRGPGQDGEIKPNISAPGVNVRSSVPGDGYANFNGTSMAAPHVSGAIALLWSSNPDLVGDIEATTELLNTTAIDTADDQCGGTAEDNPVYGEGRLDALALVEAGAGEEPEPPALEVERIEGQHRYATAANISATYGDDVSTVYVTTGQGFADALAGGSAAANGQFGTLETPEGDAAPVLLVRGLEDDLSSEKFHSEVKAQLEALSPDNVVVLGGTGVVSEGIEAELGDYAANVRRIGGEDRYETAALLAAEFDSPDTIYVARGNGDKAFADALAGSAAAGRDNAPVLLVKDTEVPPATAEVLADNPDATVVVLGGTAAVSDAVYAEVGASERLSGDNRYQTGLAVSAGYEAADVVYVATGQQYADALAGGALAGSEDVPVLLVRGSDDNLSGKFGAGIEEEIARLGASKVVILGGTSAVSQGIEDDIADGADD